CTAATGGCCTTAAATTTACGTTTAGCCTTCGGTTTTTTCTCAGTAAGTAAAGTAACTACTCGTTCTTCCGTTTGTTTAACATTCAACTGTTTTTCAATTATTTCATGAAGAAGAGTAATTTGTAATTGAGGTAACTTTAATGGAATAAGTGCTCGTGCGTGACGTTCCGTAATCGACTTATCCAATAATGCTTGTTGTATTTCCCCAGGAAGTTTCAACAATCTCAGTTTATTTGCAACAGTCGATTGACCTTTACCTAGTCGCTGAGCTAGAGCCTCTTGAGTTAAGTTATGTAAATCAATTAGTTTTTGGTATGCTACGGCTTCTTCAAAAGGAGATAGTTCTTCACGTTGTAAATTTTCAATCAGAGCGACGGAGGCAGTCTCTGTATCGTTAAACGTTTTCACAATTGCGGGGATTGTATCCCAACCTAAAGATGAAACAGCCCTGAATCTTCTTTCCCCGGCAATTATTTCATAAAAGTTTGGTCTAATTTCCCTTACAACAATTGGTTGAATAATACCATGAGTTCGAATTGTTAGCGCTAGTTCTTTAATTTTTTCATCATCAAAGAATGTTCTAGGCTGATACTGATTCGGTACAATGTCCGATACTGGAATTTGGCGAATAACTTCATTACTCGAAACCGAATCTTCATTAATTTCTTTTTCTGATAAGCCAAATAACCTAGATAATGTGCTTTTCAATGTGATTCCCACCCTTTTAGAATTTCGTTCACAATAGAATAAACATAACAAATGTTTCACGTGAAACATTTGTTAGTTCATCATATTAAACCTCTAATGGTTCTTTACCAGGGGTACCCGGTTTACGAGGATACTTAGTTGGCGTTTTACGTTTCTTTTCTACTATAACAATATTTCGATCGCTGTCTTCGCTTGGGAGAGTAAAGTGGTTAATTGATTTAACTTCTCCACCAAGTGTTTTTATAGCATAATTTGCTTTATCCAACTCTTCTTGACCAGCAGCGCCTTTAAGTGCAACAAAATGACCATTTTGTCTAACAAGTGGTAAGCATAATTCAGTTAAAACAGACATTCTAGCAACTGCTCTAGCAGTTACAACATCGAAAGATTCTCTCATACCAGTTCTTTTAGCAAAAGTTTCTGCTCGATCATGAATAAATGATACATTCTCTAATTGTAATTCCTTCGCTAAATGGTTTAGAAATGTAATCCTTTTTTGAAGGGAGTCTACGATCGTTAATTTGATAGATGGGAAACAGATTTTAATTGGGATAGAAGGGAAGCCCGCTCCTGCACCAATATCACATAAAGTAATTTCATCAGCGAAGTCGAAATAGAATGCAGCGCTAATTGAATCATAAAAATGCTTTAAATATACTTCGTCTTCTTCTGTAATAGCAGTTAAGTTCATTTTATTATTCCACTCAACTAATGTGTGGAAATATATATCAAATTGTTTTAATTGAAAATCAGACAAATGGATTCCTTTATCTTTAAGAGCAGCGATAAATTGTTCTTTATTCACTAGTAATACCCCTATCTATTATTAGTTCGATATTCTTGCAATTTTTCCTTGTTCTAAATAAACAAGTAGAATTGAAATATCTGCTGGATTAACACCAGATATACGAGAAGCTTGACCTACTGATAGAGGACGCACTTGCTCAAGCTTTTGTCTTGCCTCAGTAGCAAGGCCGTGAATAGCTTGATAATCGAGATTTTCAGGGATTTTCTTTAAATCCATTCTTTTCATACGTTCTACCTGATTTAATGATTTTTCAATATAACCTTCATACTTAATTTGTATTTCAACTTGTTCTTTAACATCTGAATGTAAGTCTTTTTCAGATGGAGTAAGAAGATGAATATGCTCATAAAGCATTTCAGGACGACGTAAAAGATCTGCTGCACGAATGCCATCTTTTAGTTCGCTACCACCATTTTTTGAAATTAATTCCTGTACTTCTTTTGTCGGTCTTAATTGCGTTGCTTTTAAACGCTCTATTTCTTCTTCAATTAACATTTTCTTTTGTTCAAACTCTGCATATCTTTCTTCATTTATTAAACCAAGGCTTCTACCGATTTTAGTTAAACGTAAATCAGCATTATCGTGACGTAATAGTAATCGATATTCTGCTCTAGAAGTAAGAAGACGGTATGGTTCATTTGTCCCTTTAGTTACTAGGTCATCTATTAAAACACCAATGTATGCTTCAGAGCGATCTAAAATTAACTCTTCTTTATCTAGTGAACGACATGCAGCGTTAATTCCTGCGATTAAACCTTGACCCGCTGCTTCTTCATAACCCGAAGTTCCGTTAATTTGACCAGCAGTATACAGATTCTTAATTTGCTTAAGTTCCAATGTAGGCCATAATTGAGTAGGTACAATCGCGTCATATTCAATTGCATACCCAGTTCTCATCATTTGAACATTTTCAAGACCAGCAATCGAACGAAGCATCTTTTCCTGTACATCTTCAGGTAAACT
This genomic interval from Gottfriedia acidiceleris contains the following:
- the noc gene encoding nucleoid occlusion protein, with protein sequence MKSTLSRLFGLSEKEINEDSVSSNEVIRQIPVSDIVPNQYQPRTFFDDEKIKELALTIRTHGIIQPIVVREIRPNFYEIIAGERRFRAVSSLGWDTIPAIVKTFNDTETASVALIENLQREELSPFEEAVAYQKLIDLHNLTQEALAQRLGKGQSTVANKLRLLKLPGEIQQALLDKSITERHARALIPLKLPQLQITLLHEIIEKQLNVKQTEERVVTLLTEKKPKAKRKFKAISKDIRIAMNTIRESLQMVTKTGMNIDSQEEEHDDYYQITIKIPKK
- the mnmG gene encoding tRNA uridine-5-carboxymethylaminomethyl(34) synthesis enzyme MnmG, producing the protein MSFEAGNYDVIVIGAGHAGCEAGLSSARMGAKTLMLTINLDMVAFMPCNPSVGGPAKGIVVREIDALGGEMGRNIDKTHIQMRMLNTGKGPAVRALRAQADKFAYQHELKKTIENTENLTLKQGLVERLIVEDGQCTGVITQTGAIYRSKTVVITTGTFLRGEIIVGELKYSSGPNNQQPAIKLSEHLEELGIELVRFKTGTPPRVNSHSIDYSKTEIQPGDDVPRAFSFETEPVETEQIPCWLTYTSETTHQIIDDNLHRSPMYSGMIKGTGPRYCPSIEDKVVRFNDKPRHQIFLEPEGRNTQEVYVQGLSTSLPEDVQEKMLRSIAGLENVQMMRTGYAIEYDAIVPTQLWPTLELKQIKNLYTAGQINGTSGYEEAAGQGLIAGINAACRSLDKEELILDRSEAYIGVLIDDLVTKGTNEPYRLLTSRAEYRLLLRHDNADLRLTKIGRSLGLINEERYAEFEQKKMLIEEEIERLKATQLRPTKEVQELISKNGGSELKDGIRAADLLRRPEMLYEHIHLLTPSEKDLHSDVKEQVEIQIKYEGYIEKSLNQVERMKRMDLKKIPENLDYQAIHGLATEARQKLEQVRPLSVGQASRISGVNPADISILLVYLEQGKIARISN
- the rsmG gene encoding 16S rRNA (guanine(527)-N(7))-methyltransferase RsmG, which gives rise to MNKEQFIAALKDKGIHLSDFQLKQFDIYFHTLVEWNNKMNLTAITEEDEVYLKHFYDSISAAFYFDFADEITLCDIGAGAGFPSIPIKICFPSIKLTIVDSLQKRITFLNHLAKELQLENVSFIHDRAETFAKRTGMRESFDVVTARAVARMSVLTELCLPLVRQNGHFVALKGAAGQEELDKANYAIKTLGGEVKSINHFTLPSEDSDRNIVIVEKKRKTPTKYPRKPGTPGKEPLEV